The sequence TTTGCTGCTATACACCAGCACAAGACACAACTGCACAGgaataaaagaaattataattttggtACTTATTAACTTTAATACTTTGTCGAATAGTAATGGAGCGTCAAGAGAAGAGTATAAACAAGATCCAGAAGCTGTTGTCAGACGCGGAGAGCATGTGGAAGGACCTGCCGCGGCTCGCGGACCTGCAGCGGGGCTCCAACTATACGCTGGAAGGGCTGCGCGAGCTGCAAGCCAACCTCACTGGAAACCAGGACAGGGGTAAGTCATCATCAATTCAGACTGCAGACATACATCGTCTGCTGAATATGCCTTACCGAAAAAGCGTCGCTATACACGATTGTAAGCTGATCGTCACCCTTCCTTGTCCAgcctttataattattatcatcgatCCATTTTGCTGGTGGGCGACTGGGCGCATTTTTTTGGATATTTACGCGTAGGTATCTAGCTAAATGTTCTTACCATTAGAAACTACTTGAAGATTTTTGAACTGGTTcaacattttgaaatttgatCCGTCTGTTTCTCATTCATCATTCTCTCCACAATTTCTACTAGATTATCACTTTCTTGGCCCGTTAAAAAGCCCGaaggtacaaggttagcttggTCAAAACTGGACTTTATTtttcgatttttagggttccgtacgtcaaaaggaaaaacggaatccttataggatcactttgttgtctgtctgtttgtctgtccgtccgtccgtaacaaagtagttaggtaggtacagcagATGCACTTTCATGAGTGGAATTAGTGTTGCCTTCTCAAGATGTGTAACTATCTCTCCTCACTTTTAGCCGTCACCAAAATAAACCTGAAGTTGCGCGAGATGGGCGATAGACTGGTGGCAACCAATGAGGACATCCAGCAAAGCCTGACGCAAGGCAACACGATGAGCGAGCGGGCTTACAACGACATACAAACCAGCTATGAGAGTCTGAGAAGTGAGGTGGGTACAGCCAtcatattattttcttcttccTGGTTATTAGGACTAGGTATTTTTGTAACGGTAGGTCATAAGAGGAAATATACCTCGAAAATCAGTATACTATCATATAAATTATTAGTGTTATATTCCATATTTACCATcgtatttacatatttattaaactagGTATGATATAATTAGTATATTGACGGTTTtccttattattatgaaatcctGGTTAGTACTTAGGTAATTCAAGAAACAGAATCGGCGAAGTTGTTCGATCATAAATCCtgcttttaaagttttaacacgCGATACTTATTAGGTAGGTCCATCTTCTTATGTCTTTATAGACATTCCATCTAATATatctaatagaaaaaaaaaacacttttataTACTTTAACAGGCTTTTATTTAACTGTtcacataattattaaatttactgcattttttatcccgaaaaattaaagagttcccacgggattcttgagaacctatatccacgggaacgaagtcgcaggcatcagctagtacctacctattgttttaataactaaaataaaatggtttttttttctctctcgtctggcttgacaaagattagccaatgtcaagtttgtagtaatttgtaacaattaaactatacaagtatggaccccgtctgtgccggtgctcaCCGACATatgcacccccttagagcgctttccagtcagtttggacaaaaaaaacacaccaaaaaggcagagcacgcccgccagctaacaccaacacagacgaagtcccaaaaaTAAAATGGTTAACTTATGgcatgaattaatttttttctctcatttatttatttttcccattttatcctatttttaaacaacaaataataaaataacaaaaacaacagaaaaaataacagaaacacagaaaaaataacagaaacaacagaaaaaataacagaaacacagaaaaaataacagaaacaacagaaaaaataacagaaacacagaaaaaataacagaaacatagaaaaataacagaaacagaaaaaaaaatggcatgaattattattaacttctgCAGGTGCAAGCTTTCTCCAAAAACGAGCACGTGATGCAGCAAACAGCGGACAGCGTGCTCGCGACCAAGAAGCGCCTCGAGTACGGCGTGCAGCAGATAACGCTCATCATGATCCAGAGCAGCCAACTCAACAAGACTATTCATGATAGGTACGGACATTTATTTACTTTCTTACCTACATATAGGTATTCGGGCGTAGTACTGTACGGGAGCGGTGTCTGTGTGTCCGACCGTAGCGATAAGGAAACCCACCGAGTGGTGAAGAGcacggtagcgccagctgggccaacGGTTGTATCTTGAAACTTAAATATAGTGCAGATCACAAAAAACGctattagtgtgattcagatTTGCGTATACTACTtgtattttgattaattattgaTTAAGGTAAGCGATCGGCTGTTATCTCGTGATAAATGACAACCAGAACAATCCTTCAACATAGGGCCATAACCATTATAcgtgacaggttgagatggcaatcagggtaaaAGGTGTGGACACACACCCGTGCCacccgcatcgggttagcgcgggggctgtgcggggcgttccctccccAATTGCCGATTCAACCTTTCGTGGACTAAGTATAGGCAAGAATGTAGGCCAGTTCGGGTCGCTCCTTCCGCACTTCGCACGATTGTTGTCTAGACGGCTTCACCTAAACCCCCTAAACCATTATTAATaaccattatttttattaggcCCCTAaaccatttaaaatttaattgatgGGTAATCCTCGTGTCCCCAGGTTAAACGCCCTCGAGTCGCAAATAGTGACCAACCAGACATACGCGCTGAGCAATTTAACTGCCAAGATCGAGTCGGAGATGTCGCAGGTGTGGCGTCAGATCGGCATCGTGTACCAGCAGCTCACCGCCAGCCGCACCGCGCTAGACGGCCTCACTGTGAGTgggaaaccctaaaaaatcctTAACCCTCAACCCTTACTTAATAAGAAACCCTTTCTAcctaccttaggctgcatcatcatttgccagcaggtctgactGTAGCGAAGCATCATCATCAACGATAGGTATACAAGGAACAAAAAGCTTAATTCGCCATAATCTGTCACACcacacaaatctgtatggtgcaacatgcagaatgcgacatgcaccgcccaccctcccactgataaaaatgcaggaaaagccagccaccaagcaatcCATACGctgtgcatgtcgcatgctgcatgttggaccatacagatttgttttgtttgacgtattatagcgaattaagcttttcgttccttgtatatcatggacttccgcaaaataacgcctgcttctataatatcAACGCACTACAGCCCTGGGTGATTAAGCGAACTCCGCCATCGGGGCCGGTCTAATGCAGATTCCTTCAAGCTCTGAGCCCCAGAACCCTTAGGTCCTTCTCCACTCCAACAACTCACCGACCTCTAGGTCTTCGGCCCTCTGGTTTGCTGTCCAACAACTTTTTCGCGGCTTGTGTGTCGTCCATGTGTTGCACATGTCCTGCCCATCACATTCTTGCCAGTTTAATGGTTTTGACGACAGGCTCCATAAAAAGTTCATACAGTTCGTGATTGTAACGAATTTACTTCAAATACCTGTGAATTGTCCTTTTAGGAAAAAGGTATTTCATTCATTTCAATTAAGGAAAAAGAGACGGTTATTTgctattttaaaaaactacgtCATACATTCCCATTTCCATTGTACCACTTTACATATCACAATTAACTAACGGCTGATTGTATCTGCAGGAGCAAACGGCGCGATACGTTAATGGAAGCACCACCACATTAGACAGCATGAAAAAGAACGTAAGTTAAAACTCTATGTATTAGGTAAAAAGGTCTTTAAGTTCAAGCTCATAAGAGTTACTTATTTATGAAGAGAAATTCTAGTAATGGGTTAGCGAGGCGAAAATTACAAATGGGTGTATTGTACTCTAAAGAATAATAACTGAAGAAAAAAGGATCAAACTAGATTCATAGAGAATTTTAAAGAAGATAGAATGGGTTTTCAGAAAAtcgtatgtaggtaggtagtcggtacctacattttttcaatatttcttaCTAGATAGCTAGATACCtcatttgatttttaaagaaatGTAAGTAGgagtagtacgcgacaggttgagatgccAATCGAAGTATGAGGCGGGGACGCCCTCCATTGtgggaattagaatgccataagcctactttgttgtattagtttacaaattgcgaaaaaccaaattaaatttgaatttcgcgggcagacccgtctcgaTGCACCCTAACACCGTTTTATTTGCCAGCTCCTCATTATCGCTATGTAGTTAATTCCCCGTGTATTCCCAGGTGGGCAGCATAACGGCACGCATGTTGGAGGTGGACGACAATTTGAACTACTTGCTCGGCCGACTGTCGCTCGTCACGCAGGAGTTCGGGCAGATCAAAACCGGCCTCGGCGAAGCTCTGGAGAAGGCCAAGACGAGTTTCCATGACGTTCAAGCCAAATTAGAAGGTTAGTTGAACATTAATAGGAAAATCCTGTGGTTCGTTCCGAATTTGACCTCGCGACACAAGTTAGATGTTAGAAAACTGTGCCAAAAGATTGTATACA comes from Maniola jurtina chromosome 17, ilManJurt1.1, whole genome shotgun sequence and encodes:
- the LOC123873845 gene encoding spindle pole body component 110, yielding MAVFSARLWWVVAAVLLASTNTQARNVTHEDIRDAMMSLVHMFRISEDKLERHEYREKALGEQLKKMILGLEKKHRNLESMKGTISRLDDRLYNVENIFLQKEEREKETQKKTNEALDEIKKSLQTLTAIVTTNLKPAPPAELDNSLNPIGDPLSSRLDATDAKLDSIKKEVEALKNSLSKDALRNMCLDVAIEMNPFERHISEAEKLLNKYDMKLNELNGNGTKVQTDFVPLSEVALADEAWHSKMTEVMERQEKSINKIQKLLSDAESMWKDLPRLADLQRGSNYTLEGLRELQANLTGNQDRAVTKINLKLREMGDRLVATNEDIQQSLTQGNTMSERAYNDIQTSYESLRSEVQAFSKNEHVMQQTADSVLATKKRLEYGVQQITLIMIQSSQLNKTIHDRLNALESQIVTNQTYALSNLTAKIESEMSQVWRQIGIVYQQLTASRTALDGLTEQTARYVNGSTTTLDSMKKNVGSITARMLEVDDNLNYLLGRLSLVTQEFGQIKTGLGEALEKAKTSFHDVQAKLEDSGPGPHVAATN